Proteins found in one Flavobacterium channae genomic segment:
- a CDS encoding energy transducer TonB family protein, whose translation MKSKYILLALLSLVIISAVITNPKKENHLDKVFNEFIVNKNELAKTKGFELMALPFAKNAFGEILSVDNYVLFSIGRIKFNGINEKISIGVFGNVFLTINKSEWDNLGGIKNEDDKNADNSKTENVGLKDENVEKYTKVENKTYGDFNGDGITEYVYFELERKGFGNPVEDGEPDTYKVKFSNNEITPIKREFNELMIINEGDLDNDGADEITIRENPLNGCIGWATTYSIKNNKPFILIDTFSFYSGACDNDLSINPDDLVEVIGNSVFYYEYGAETSFVTNSKGKKIFGKRIKAFDLKVNRTENEPIKTNVKSSDVLNSLKSNKDKIYSGTGTGNDIIENSFGNRKAIIKPVPEYNCNEQGKVVVEITVDENGDVINAIAGVNGTTNNSACLLNASKIAALRTKWQPNSNKRQVGRITYDFSLKE comes from the coding sequence ATGAAATCTAAATACATACTATTAGCCTTACTCTCTTTAGTAATAATTTCTGCTGTAATAACTAATCCTAAAAAGGAAAATCACTTGGATAAAGTTTTTAATGAATTTATTGTAAATAAAAACGAATTAGCTAAAACTAAAGGCTTTGAATTAATGGCTTTACCATTTGCTAAAAACGCTTTTGGAGAAATCCTTTCAGTAGATAATTATGTACTTTTTTCTATTGGAAGAATAAAGTTTAACGGGATTAATGAAAAAATCTCTATTGGTGTTTTTGGAAATGTTTTTCTAACTATAAATAAATCCGAATGGGATAATCTTGGAGGTATAAAAAATGAAGATGATAAAAACGCCGATAATTCTAAAACTGAAAATGTAGGTCTAAAAGATGAAAATGTAGAAAAGTACACCAAAGTTGAAAATAAAACATATGGGGATTTTAATGGAGATGGAATAACTGAATATGTATATTTTGAACTTGAAAGAAAAGGCTTTGGAAATCCTGTTGAAGACGGAGAACCTGATACATATAAAGTAAAATTTAGTAATAATGAAATAACCCCTATCAAAAGAGAGTTTAATGAACTAATGATAATAAATGAGGGTGATTTAGATAATGATGGTGCTGATGAAATAACTATTAGAGAAAATCCTTTAAATGGTTGTATTGGATGGGCAACAACTTATTCGATTAAAAATAATAAACCATTTATACTTATTGATACTTTTTCCTTTTATAGTGGTGCTTGCGATAATGATTTAAGCATTAATCCAGATGATTTAGTTGAAGTAATTGGTAATTCCGTATTTTATTATGAATATGGTGCTGAAACAAGTTTTGTAACTAATAGTAAAGGGAAAAAAATATTTGGAAAAAGAATAAAAGCATTTGATTTAAAAGTTAATCGAACTGAAAATGAACCGATAAAAACGAATGTAAAAAGTAGTGATGTTTTGAATAGTCTAAAATCTAATAAAGATAAAATCTATTCTGGAACTGGAACTGGTAATGATATTATAGAAAATTCTTTTGGTAATAGAAAAGCAATAATAAAGCCTGTTCCTGAATATAATTGTAATGAACAAGGAAAAGTTGTTGTTGAAATTACTGTCGATGAAAATGGAGATGTTATTAATGCAATTGCTGGAGTTAATGGAACTACAAATAATTCCGCTTGTTTATTGAATGCCTCTAAAATTGCTGCTTTAAGAACGAAATGGCAACCTAATTCTAATAAAAGACAAGTTGGAAGAATAACTTATGACTTCAGCTTAAAAGAATAA
- a CDS encoding helix-turn-helix domain-containing protein, giving the protein MEDLEKNIELKINQISQKLKEIRLSKGYTSYETFAYENELNRVQYWRIESGRNITLKTLIKVLEIHKISLEEFFKDL; this is encoded by the coding sequence ATGGAAGATTTAGAAAAAAATATCGAACTTAAAATAAATCAGATTTCCCAAAAACTCAAAGAAATCAGATTATCAAAAGGTTACACAAGCTACGAGACTTTCGCATACGAAAACGAACTTAATAGAGTTCAATACTGGAGGATAGAATCAGGAAGAAATATTACATTAAAAACTTTAATCAAAGTGTTAGAAATTCATAAAATTTCTTTGGAGGAGTTTTTCAAGGATTTATAA
- a CDS encoding adenine phosphoribosyltransferase, producing the protein MNLQDYIRDIQDFPKPGIGFKDITPLLISPEATAFCLEALVNSLQNHKIDKVIGVESRGFFFGMLLAQKLNAGFIPVRKPKKLPFTTISASYALEYGTDTLEMHVDAIKKGDRILIHDDVLATGGTAKAVCELVEQLGGEIVQMNFLMELSFLNGSEKLEGKDIFAAITY; encoded by the coding sequence ATGAACTTACAAGACTATATTCGTGATATTCAGGATTTTCCAAAACCAGGTATTGGTTTTAAAGATATAACACCTTTATTAATTTCACCTGAAGCAACTGCTTTTTGCCTTGAAGCATTGGTAAATTCATTACAAAATCATAAAATTGATAAAGTAATTGGTGTAGAAAGTAGAGGATTTTTCTTTGGGATGCTTTTGGCACAAAAATTAAATGCTGGATTTATTCCTGTTCGTAAACCTAAAAAATTACCTTTTACAACCATTTCAGCTTCATATGCTTTAGAATATGGTACCGATACTTTAGAAATGCATGTAGATGCTATTAAAAAAGGCGATAGAATTTTAATTCATGATGATGTATTAGCAACTGGTGGAACTGCCAAAGCTGTTTGTGAATTGGTAGAACAACTTGGAGGAGAAATTGTGCAAATGAACTTTCTAATGGAATTGTCTTTTTTAAATGGAAGTGAGAAACTTGAAGGAAAAGATATTTTTGCCGCCATAACATACTAA
- a CDS encoding acyl-CoA dehydrogenase family protein — protein sequence MSDIIRGGQFLVKETKCEDIFTPEDFNEEQIMMRDSVIEFVDKEIWPNKERFEKKDYALTEDIMRKAGELGYLSVAVPAAYGGMEMGFVNTVLVCDYISGATGSFSTAFGAHTGIGTMPITLYGTEEQKQKYVPKLASGEWFGAYCLTEPGAGSDANSGKTKAVLSEDGTHYKITGGKMWISNAGFCSVFIVFARIEDDKNITGFIVENDPSNGISLGDEEHKLGIRSSSTRQVFFNETKVPVENMLAGRGEGFKIAMNALNVGRIKLAAACLEAQRRTITGAVNYANERVQFKTPISSFGAIQAKIAEMATNAYAGESATYRAAADIENRINIRVSEGNSHQEAELKGVEEFAIECSILKVAVSEDVQACTDEGIQIFGGMGFSEDAPMESAWRDARIARIYEGTNEINRMLSVGMLVKKAMKGHVDLLGPAMAVAEELMGIPSFDVPDYSELFAEEKEMIAKLKKVFLMVAGAAVQKYGPELESHQQLLMAASDILIEIYMAESTILRTEKLAKKEGEDKVQEQIAMAKLYLYHAVDIVNQKGKEGIVSFAEGDEQRMMLMGLKRFTKYTNMPNVIGLREKIAAKIISENKYAF from the coding sequence ATGTCAGATATCATCAGAGGAGGACAATTCCTTGTAAAAGAAACAAAATGCGAAGACATCTTCACACCAGAAGACTTCAATGAAGAGCAAATTATGATGCGTGATTCGGTTATCGAATTCGTTGATAAAGAAATTTGGCCAAACAAAGAGCGCTTTGAAAAGAAAGATTATGCATTAACAGAAGACATCATGCGTAAAGCTGGTGAACTTGGTTATTTAAGCGTTGCTGTTCCTGCTGCTTATGGTGGAATGGAAATGGGATTTGTTAACACTGTTTTAGTTTGTGATTATATTTCAGGAGCTACAGGTTCGTTCTCAACAGCTTTTGGAGCGCACACTGGAATTGGAACTATGCCAATTACTTTATACGGAACTGAAGAACAAAAACAAAAATATGTACCAAAATTAGCTTCAGGCGAATGGTTTGGTGCTTACTGTTTAACAGAACCAGGAGCAGGTTCTGATGCCAACTCTGGTAAAACTAAAGCCGTTCTTTCAGAAGACGGAACGCATTATAAAATCACAGGTGGAAAAATGTGGATTTCTAATGCAGGATTTTGCTCAGTATTCATCGTTTTTGCTCGTATAGAAGATGATAAAAATATTACTGGATTTATCGTTGAAAATGATCCATCAAACGGAATTTCATTAGGAGATGAAGAACACAAATTAGGTATACGCTCTTCTTCTACTCGTCAGGTTTTCTTTAACGAAACAAAAGTTCCAGTTGAAAACATGTTGGCTGGACGTGGTGAAGGTTTTAAAATTGCGATGAATGCTTTAAATGTTGGACGTATTAAATTAGCTGCTGCTTGTTTAGAAGCACAAAGAAGAACAATTACTGGAGCAGTAAACTATGCTAATGAAAGAGTTCAATTTAAAACGCCAATTTCAAGTTTTGGAGCAATTCAAGCTAAAATTGCTGAAATGGCAACAAATGCTTATGCAGGTGAAAGTGCTACGTATAGAGCTGCTGCAGATATTGAAAACAGAATCAACATTAGAGTTAGTGAAGGAAATTCGCACCAAGAAGCTGAATTAAAAGGTGTTGAAGAATTCGCAATCGAATGTTCTATCTTAAAAGTAGCAGTTTCTGAAGATGTTCAAGCATGTACAGATGAAGGAATTCAAATTTTTGGTGGAATGGGATTCTCAGAAGACGCTCCAATGGAAAGTGCTTGGAGAGATGCTCGTATCGCAAGAATTTACGAAGGAACTAACGAAATCAACAGAATGTTATCGGTTGGTATGTTAGTGAAAAAAGCAATGAAAGGTCACGTTGATTTATTAGGTCCAGCGATGGCTGTAGCTGAAGAGTTAATGGGAATTCCATCTTTCGATGTTCCAGATTATTCAGAATTATTTGCTGAAGAAAAAGAAATGATTGCCAAATTGAAAAAAGTATTCTTAATGGTTGCGGGTGCTGCGGTTCAAAAATACGGGCCAGAGTTAGAATCACACCAACAATTATTAATGGCTGCTTCAGATATCTTAATCGAAATCTACATGGCTGAAAGTACTATTCTTAGAACAGAGAAATTAGCTAAAAAAGAAGGCGAAGACAAAGTTCAGGAGCAAATTGCTATGGCAAAATTATACTTATATCATGCAGTAGATATCGTAAACCAAAAAGGAAAAGAAGGAATCGTTTCTTTTGCTGAAGGCGACGAACAACGTATGATGTTAATGGGATTAAAACGTTTTACAAAATATACGAACATGCCAAATGTAATTGGTCTTCGTGAAAAAATTGCTGCAAAAATTATTAGCGAAAACAAATACGCTTTTTAA
- a CDS encoding acetyl-CoA C-acyltransferase, protein MRTAYIVKGYRTAVGKAPKGLFRFKRPDELAAETIEYMMKDLPDFDKARIDDVMVGNAMPEAEQGLNVGRLISLMGLKITDVPGVTVNRYCASGVETIAMATAKIQSGMADCIIAGGAESMSYIPMGGYKPTPDYKVTKEGHEDYYWGMGLTAEAVAKQFNVSRADQDEFAYHSHMKALKAQAEGKFDKQIAPITVEQTFINENGKKESKSYVVNKDEGPRAGTSVEALAGLRPVFAADGSVTAGNSSQMSDGAAFVLIMSEEMVKELNLEPIARMVSYAASGVEPRIMGIGPVTAIPKALKQAGLKQDQIDLIELNEAFAAQSLAVVRELGLNPEIVNVNGGAIALGHPLGCTGAKLSVQLFDEMRLRNSKYGIVSMCVGTGQGAAGVFEFLK, encoded by the coding sequence ATGAGAACAGCATATATAGTAAAAGGATATAGAACAGCAGTTGGAAAAGCTCCAAAAGGCTTATTCCGATTCAAAAGACCTGACGAATTAGCAGCAGAAACTATCGAATACATGATGAAAGATCTGCCTGATTTTGACAAAGCACGTATTGATGATGTTATGGTAGGAAATGCAATGCCAGAAGCAGAACAAGGGTTAAATGTTGGGCGTTTAATTTCATTAATGGGATTAAAAATAACAGATGTTCCTGGAGTTACAGTAAACAGATATTGTGCATCAGGAGTTGAAACTATCGCTATGGCAACTGCTAAAATTCAATCGGGAATGGCAGATTGTATTATTGCAGGTGGTGCAGAAAGTATGAGTTATATTCCTATGGGTGGTTATAAACCAACACCAGATTATAAAGTTACAAAAGAAGGTCACGAAGATTATTATTGGGGAATGGGATTAACTGCAGAAGCAGTTGCAAAACAATTCAACGTTTCGCGTGCTGACCAAGATGAGTTTGCTTATCATTCACATATGAAAGCTTTAAAAGCACAAGCAGAAGGTAAATTCGATAAACAAATTGCTCCTATTACAGTAGAACAAACTTTTATCAACGAAAACGGTAAAAAAGAATCCAAATCTTACGTGGTAAATAAAGACGAAGGTCCAAGAGCTGGAACTTCAGTAGAAGCTTTAGCAGGCTTACGACCAGTATTCGCTGCTGATGGTTCGGTTACGGCTGGAAACTCTTCTCAAATGAGTGATGGAGCAGCTTTCGTTTTAATCATGAGCGAAGAAATGGTAAAAGAATTGAACTTAGAACCAATCGCCAGAATGGTAAGTTATGCTGCATCTGGAGTTGAACCAAGAATCATGGGTATCGGACCAGTTACCGCAATTCCAAAAGCATTAAAACAAGCAGGATTAAAACAAGACCAAATAGATTTAATTGAATTAAACGAAGCTTTTGCAGCCCAATCTTTAGCGGTTGTAAGAGAGTTAGGTTTAAATCCAGAAATCGTAAACGTTAATGGTGGAGCTATTGCATTAGGTCACCCACTAGGTTGTACTGGAGCAAAATTATCAGTTCAATTGTTTGATGAAATGCGTCTGAGAAACAGCAAATATGGAATCGTTTCAATGTGTGTTGGAACAGGACAAGGGGCTGCAGGAGTTTTTGAATTTTTGAAATAA
- a CDS encoding 3-hydroxyacyl-CoA dehydrogenase/enoyl-CoA hydratase family protein, giving the protein MKRNIKKVAVIGSGIMGSGIACHFANIGVEVLLLDIAPNELTEAEQKKGLTLESKAVRNRLVNDHLANALKSKPSPIYHPSFASRITTGNTTDDMSKIATADWIIEVVVERLDIKKIVFEQVDKYRKPGTLVTSNTSGIPIQFMSEGRSDDFQQHFCGTHFFNPARYLKLFEIIPGPKTSNEVLDFLNGYGEKFLGKTSVVAKDTPAFIGNRIGIFGIQSLFHQVKEMGLTVEEVDKLTGPVIGRPKSATFRTVDVVGLDTLVHVANGIYENCPNDEAHELFKLPEFVNKMMENKWLGSKTGQGFYKKEGKDILTLDLDTLTYRPNKKASFATLELTKTIEKPIDRFKVLVTGKDKAGEFYRKNFASMFQYCSNRIPEITDAFYKIDDAMKAGFGWENGPFEIWDAIGVEKGIELMKAEGYQPASWVTDMVASGTTSFYSVKDGATHFYSITNKKVEKVPGQDAFIILNNIRESKKIWNNSDSIITDLGDGIINLEFTSKMNSIGAGVLQGINKAIDIAEKDYNGLVIGNQGANFSVGANLGMIFMMAVEQEYDELNMAIKMFQDTMMRCRYSAIPVIAAPHGMTLGGGCELTMHADRAVAAAETYIGLVEFGVGVIPGGGGSKEMALRASDLFRKNDVELNVLQEYFLTVGMAKVATSAYEAFDTGVLQKGRDIVVVNKDRQIATAKQVALQMHEQGYTQPVRRKDIKVLGKQALGMFLVGTDQMEAGKYISEHDKKIANKLAYVMAGGDLSEATLVSEQYLLDLEREAFLSLTGERKSLERIQYMLTKGKPLRN; this is encoded by the coding sequence ATGAAACGAAATATTAAAAAAGTTGCTGTTATTGGTTCAGGAATTATGGGAAGCGGAATTGCTTGCCATTTTGCAAATATTGGTGTTGAAGTCTTATTATTAGACATTGCTCCAAACGAACTAACCGAAGCAGAACAAAAAAAGGGATTAACTCTAGAAAGTAAAGCCGTTAGAAATAGATTAGTAAACGATCACTTAGCAAATGCTTTAAAATCGAAGCCTTCTCCTATTTATCATCCAAGTTTTGCTTCAAGAATTACTACAGGTAATACTACAGATGATATGTCAAAAATTGCAACTGCAGATTGGATTATCGAAGTAGTTGTAGAGCGCTTAGACATTAAGAAAATTGTTTTCGAACAAGTTGATAAATATAGAAAGCCAGGAACTTTAGTCACTTCAAATACGTCTGGTATTCCTATTCAATTTATGAGCGAAGGAAGAAGCGACGATTTCCAACAGCATTTCTGTGGTACGCACTTCTTTAACCCTGCGCGTTACTTAAAATTATTTGAAATCATACCAGGTCCTAAAACCTCAAATGAAGTTTTAGATTTCTTAAATGGTTATGGTGAAAAGTTCTTAGGAAAAACTTCAGTTGTTGCTAAAGATACTCCAGCTTTTATTGGAAATAGAATTGGAATCTTCGGAATCCAAAGTTTATTCCACCAAGTAAAAGAAATGGGATTAACGGTTGAAGAAGTTGATAAATTAACTGGACCTGTAATTGGTCGTCCAAAATCAGCTACTTTTAGAACGGTAGATGTGGTTGGTTTAGATACTTTGGTTCATGTGGCTAACGGAATTTATGAAAATTGTCCAAACGACGAAGCGCATGAATTATTCAAACTTCCTGAATTTGTTAACAAAATGATGGAAAACAAATGGTTAGGAAGTAAAACCGGACAAGGTTTCTACAAAAAAGAAGGAAAAGACATCCTAACTTTAGATTTAGATACTTTAACTTACAGACCAAATAAAAAAGCATCTTTCGCAACTTTAGAATTAACCAAAACGATTGAAAAACCAATCGATAGATTCAAAGTTTTAGTTACTGGAAAAGACAAAGCTGGAGAATTTTATAGAAAAAACTTCGCTTCAATGTTCCAATATTGTTCAAACAGAATTCCTGAAATCACTGACGCTTTTTACAAAATTGACGATGCTATGAAAGCTGGATTCGGTTGGGAAAATGGTCCATTCGAAATTTGGGATGCTATCGGAGTTGAAAAAGGAATCGAATTAATGAAAGCGGAAGGCTACCAACCTGCTTCTTGGGTAACGGATATGGTGGCTTCAGGAACTACTTCTTTCTATTCTGTTAAAGACGGAGCAACACACTTCTACTCTATCACAAACAAAAAAGTTGAAAAAGTTCCTGGTCAAGATGCTTTCATTATCTTAAATAACATTCGCGAAAGCAAAAAAATATGGAACAACAGCGATTCCATCATTACCGATTTAGGCGATGGTATCATCAATTTAGAATTTACTTCAAAAATGAATTCTATCGGAGCTGGTGTTTTACAAGGAATCAACAAAGCCATTGACATTGCTGAAAAAGATTACAACGGTTTAGTAATTGGAAATCAAGGTGCTAATTTCTCTGTTGGAGCTAATTTAGGAATGATTTTCATGATGGCAGTCGAGCAAGAATATGACGAATTAAACATGGCTATCAAAATGTTCCAAGACACGATGATGCGTTGTCGTTATTCTGCAATTCCTGTTATCGCGGCTCCTCACGGAATGACGCTTGGTGGTGGTTGCGAATTAACAATGCACGCTGATAGAGCGGTTGCTGCTGCAGAAACATACATCGGATTAGTAGAATTTGGTGTTGGAGTAATTCCTGGTGGTGGTGGTTCTAAAGAAATGGCTTTGAGAGCATCTGATTTATTCCGTAAAAATGACGTAGAATTAAACGTGTTACAGGAATATTTCTTAACAGTAGGTATGGCAAAAGTAGCTACTTCTGCTTATGAGGCTTTTGATACTGGCGTTTTACAAAAAGGAAGAGATATCGTAGTAGTAAACAAAGACCGTCAAATTGCAACAGCTAAACAAGTAGCGTTACAAATGCATGAACAAGGTTATACACAACCTGTAAGAAGAAAAGATATTAAAGTATTAGGTAAACAAGCTTTAGGTATGTTCTTAGTAGGAACTGATCAAATGGAAGCAGGAAAATACATTTCTGAACACGATAAGAAAATTGCAAATAAACTAGCTTATGTAATGGCTGGTGGTGATTTATCAGAAGCAACTTTAGTTTCTGAACAATATTTATTGGATTTAGAAAGAGAAGCATTTTTATCATTAACTGGAGAAAGAAAATCTTTAGAGAGAATTCAATACATGTTAACTAAAGGAAAACCATTAAGAAACTAA
- a CDS encoding MarR family winged helix-turn-helix transcriptional regulator — MKDKTIDYALRTTWQAVARMYNEEAAKYGATMATGFALLSIDREKGSPSTTLGPKMGMEATSLTRTLKSMEERGLIARKKNPTDGRGVIIHLTKDGKEKRELSKETVLRFNETVKQHVSEEKLKHFMEVAEIINELIADKKIYNDK, encoded by the coding sequence ATGAAAGATAAAACTATAGATTATGCATTACGCACAACTTGGCAAGCAGTTGCAAGAATGTATAATGAAGAAGCAGCAAAATACGGAGCTACAATGGCAACAGGTTTTGCATTGTTAAGTATCGACAGAGAAAAAGGTTCTCCATCTACTACATTAGGTCCTAAAATGGGAATGGAAGCAACTAGCTTAACAAGAACATTAAAATCTATGGAAGAAAGAGGATTAATTGCACGAAAAAAGAATCCTACTGATGGAAGAGGTGTTATTATCCATTTAACCAAAGATGGGAAAGAAAAAAGAGAACTTTCTAAAGAGACAGTTTTACGATTTAACGAAACTGTTAAACAGCATGTTAGTGAAGAAAAATTAAAGCACTTTATGGAAGTAGCTGAAATTATAAACGAACTAATTGCCGACAAAAAAATTTATAACGACAAATAA
- a CDS encoding AMP-dependent synthetase/ligase, translating into MNSITRLFEFPYYQLEKYNLKDALVTKYGDNWVKTSTQEYLDKANAISRGLLRLGVNKNDKIAIISSNNRTEWHITDIGVLQTGAQTVPMYPTISAEDYEYILNHSESQYVFVSDIEVYEKLQSIKANVPLLKDVFSYNDIEGCKSWREVLELGADNSNQDVVEDRKNNVNTTDLATIIYTSGTTGRPKGVMLSHQNIVSDVLMSAPRVPLRAGDTRAMSFLPICHIFERMLTYLYQYYGISIYFAESIEKISDNLKEVKPHVMSVVPRLLEKVYDKIYAKGADLTGIKKALFFWALNLGMEYKPYKQNGAFYEFKLKIARKLIFSKWQEGLGGELELLVSGSAALQTRLTKVFCAANIPVMEGYGLTETSPVISVNDMRNNSFRIGTVGKILDGVEVKIAEDGEILCKGPNVMIGYYKDETQTAEALKDGYFHTGDIGEIDADGFLKITDRKKEMFKTSGGKYVAPQMLENTFKQSRFIEQIMVIGEGEKMPAAFIQPNFEFVRDWASRHNLKFNTNEELCANQMVIDRIQEEIDHSNEKFGNWEKVKRFELTPDVWSINDGHLTPTMKLKRKIIKEKYSDLYHKIYG; encoded by the coding sequence ATGAACAGTATTACACGCTTATTTGAATTCCCATACTATCAATTAGAGAAGTATAATTTAAAAGATGCATTAGTAACTAAATACGGAGACAACTGGGTAAAAACTTCTACTCAAGAATATTTAGATAAAGCAAACGCTATTTCAAGAGGTTTACTTCGATTAGGAGTAAATAAAAATGATAAAATTGCAATCATTTCATCCAATAACAGAACGGAGTGGCATATTACAGATATTGGTGTTTTACAAACTGGTGCACAAACTGTTCCAATGTATCCGACTATTTCAGCCGAAGATTATGAATACATTTTAAATCATTCGGAATCACAATATGTTTTTGTTTCAGATATTGAAGTGTATGAAAAATTACAAAGTATAAAAGCAAATGTTCCGTTACTTAAAGATGTTTTCTCATATAATGATATTGAAGGCTGTAAAAGCTGGAGAGAAGTTTTAGAATTAGGAGCCGACAATTCTAATCAGGATGTTGTTGAAGACAGAAAAAATAATGTAAATACTACAGATTTAGCTACTATTATTTATACTTCGGGTACAACTGGAAGACCAAAAGGTGTAATGTTAAGTCATCAAAATATTGTTTCTGATGTTTTAATGAGTGCTCCAAGAGTTCCATTAAGAGCAGGTGATACAAGAGCTATGAGCTTCTTACCTATTTGTCATATCTTCGAAAGAATGTTGACCTATTTATATCAGTATTACGGAATCTCTATTTACTTTGCTGAAAGTATTGAAAAAATATCTGATAACTTAAAAGAAGTAAAACCACATGTAATGTCGGTTGTACCAAGATTATTAGAAAAGGTTTACGATAAAATTTATGCTAAAGGTGCTGATTTAACTGGAATCAAAAAAGCGCTTTTCTTCTGGGCATTAAATTTAGGTATGGAATACAAACCATATAAACAAAATGGAGCTTTCTACGAATTCAAATTAAAAATAGCTCGTAAATTAATTTTCTCAAAATGGCAAGAAGGTTTAGGAGGCGAATTAGAATTATTAGTTTCAGGAAGTGCTGCGCTTCAAACCAGATTAACAAAAGTTTTTTGTGCTGCTAACATTCCAGTTATGGAAGGTTATGGTTTAACAGAAACTTCTCCTGTTATTTCTGTAAATGATATGAGAAATAATAGTTTTAGAATTGGAACTGTAGGTAAAATTTTAGATGGTGTAGAAGTTAAAATTGCTGAAGACGGAGAAATTTTATGTAAAGGTCCAAATGTTATGATTGGGTATTATAAAGACGAAACTCAAACAGCAGAAGCATTAAAAGATGGTTATTTCCACACCGGCGATATCGGAGAAATTGATGCAGATGGTTTCCTAAAAATTACCGATCGTAAAAAAGAAATGTTCAAAACTTCTGGTGGAAAATACGTTGCTCCTCAAATGTTAGAAAACACATTCAAACAATCTCGTTTTATTGAACAAATAATGGTTATTGGAGAAGGCGAAAAAATGCCAGCTGCTTTTATTCAACCAAATTTTGAATTCGTTAGAGATTGGGCTTCTAGACATAATCTTAAATTCAACACTAACGAAGAGTTGTGTGCAAACCAAATGGTAATTGATAGAATTCAAGAAGAAATTGACCACAGTAATGAAAAATTTGGAAATTGGGAAAAAGTAAAACGTTTTGAACTTACTCCAGATGTATGGTCAATCAACGATGGACATCTAACTCCTACAATGAAATTAAAAAGAAAAATTATTAAAGAAAAATATTCTGATTTGTATCATAAAATCTATGGATAA
- a CDS encoding DMT family transporter has translation MWFVILSVICSVSVGIFLKVAKRYNLNIFQLITFNYLSALLLTYIVYQPEVIKSYDKIPYNLFISLSILLPVIFVIQAISIKKTGIVKTDIAQRLSLFIPLIASYYLFNESFNSLKIVGFIVGFSAIFFTLNKKSDKKSSNWIYPLLVLLGFGIIDILFKKIAVFTELGFTTSLFFIFCGAFLISILFLIFKAINQKEKIQLKNCLLGLALGLLNFGNILFYLKAHKALSENPSTVFAGMNMGVIILGSLAGILLFKEKMTKWNYFGIFLALISIIIITYSQLVKN, from the coding sequence ATGTGGTTTGTTATTTTAAGTGTAATTTGTAGTGTTTCAGTTGGTATCTTTTTAAAAGTTGCCAAACGTTACAATTTGAATATTTTTCAATTGATTACATTTAATTATTTATCAGCTTTACTCCTAACCTATATAGTTTATCAACCAGAAGTAATAAAAAGCTACGATAAAATTCCTTATAATCTTTTTATCAGTTTGTCAATACTTTTACCAGTAATCTTTGTCATTCAAGCTATTTCTATTAAAAAAACAGGAATTGTAAAAACAGATATTGCCCAACGTCTTTCGTTATTTATCCCTTTAATTGCTTCCTATTATTTATTTAATGAAAGTTTTAACTCACTTAAAATAGTTGGATTCATAGTTGGTTTCTCAGCAATCTTCTTTACTTTAAATAAAAAATCAGACAAGAAATCTTCTAATTGGATATATCCATTATTAGTTTTATTAGGATTCGGAATTATTGATATTTTATTTAAAAAAATAGCTGTTTTTACTGAATTAGGTTTTACCACTTCTTTATTCTTTATCTTTTGTGGTGCTTTTTTAATTTCTATCCTATTTTTAATCTTTAAAGCTATTAATCAAAAAGAGAAAATTCAACTAAAGAATTGCCTTTTAGGATTAGCATTAGGATTATTAAACTTTGGAAATATCTTGTTTTATCTAAAAGCACACAAAGCTTTATCTGAAAATCCATCAACAGTTTTTGCCGGAATGAATATGGGTGTAATTATTTTAGGAAGTTTAGCCGGAATTCTACTTTTTAAGGAAAAAATGACAAAATGGAATTATTTCGGAATATTTTTAGCTTTAATTTCAATAATCATCATTACATATTCTCAATTAGTAAAAAATTAG